The following coding sequences are from one Nilaparvata lugens isolate BPH chromosome 6, ASM1435652v1, whole genome shotgun sequence window:
- the LOC111051267 gene encoding small ubiquitin-related modifier 3 produces the protein MTEDKKAGESEHINLKVLGQDNNIVQFKIKKHTPLRKLMNAYCDRSGLATAAVRFRFDGQPINEADTPLTLEMEEGDTIEVYQQQTGGGPV, from the exons ATGACTGAAGACAAGAAA GCGGGAGAAAGCGAACACATTAACCTTAAAGTCTTGGGTCAAGACAACAATATtgttcaattcaaaatcaaaaagCACACGCCTCTCAGAAAGTTAATGAACGCATATTGTGACCGATCA GGTCTGGCGACTGCGGCGGTACGCTTCCGATTCGACGGCCAGCCGATCAATGAGGCCGACACTCCACTCACACTCGAGATGGAGGAAGGCGACACCATCGAGGTGTACCAACAGCAGACCGGTGGTGGCCCCGTCTGA